Proteins from a genomic interval of Clostridium scatologenes:
- a CDS encoding glutamine--tRNA ligase/YqeY domain fusion protein, with translation MEENNVKSNFIKNIITEDLESGKHKQIVTRFPPEPNGYLHIGHAKSITLNFELADEFNGKTNLRFDDTNPVKEDTEYVESIKEDVKWLGFDWDALYFASDYFDEMYKRALVLIKKGKAFVCDLTAEEIREHRGTLTKPGVESPYRNRTIEENLDLFERMRSGEFKDGEKVLRAKIDMSSPNINMRDPVIYRIAHSTHHNTGDKWCIYPMYDFAHPIEDAIEGVTHSICTLEFEDHRPLYDWVVRECEMEAQPRQIEFARLNVTNTVTSKRKLKKLVDEKFVDGWDDPRMPTIAGIRRRGYTPESIRNFCREIGVAKASSVVDEQMLEHFLREDLKAKVPATMAVLRPLKVIITNYPEGKVEMLEAENNSENEALGVRQIPFSRELYIDQEDFMENPPKKYFRLFPGNEVRFKNAYFIKCNEVIKDDDGNVVELHCTYDPETKCGTGFTGRKVKGTIHWIDASHALPAEFRLFQPLILDEEEEEDDGKDFLDKVNPNSLEVLQGFVEENMKGVKPQEKFQFIRVGYFNVDIKYSTDDKPVFNRIVSLKSSFKIKK, from the coding sequence ATGGAAGAAAATAACGTTAAGTCCAATTTTATTAAAAATATTATTACAGAAGACTTGGAATCAGGAAAACATAAACAAATAGTTACTCGTTTTCCTCCAGAACCAAATGGATATTTACATATAGGCCATGCTAAATCTATAACATTGAATTTTGAGTTGGCAGATGAGTTTAATGGAAAAACTAATTTGCGTTTTGATGATACAAACCCTGTAAAGGAAGATACAGAATATGTAGAGTCTATAAAAGAGGATGTTAAATGGCTAGGTTTTGATTGGGATGCATTATATTTTGCTTCTGACTATTTTGATGAAATGTATAAGAGAGCTTTAGTACTTATTAAAAAGGGTAAAGCTTTTGTATGTGATTTAACAGCAGAAGAAATAAGAGAGCATAGAGGAACTTTAACAAAACCAGGAGTAGAAAGTCCTTATAGAAATAGGACAATAGAAGAAAACTTAGATTTATTTGAACGTATGAGAAGTGGTGAATTTAAGGATGGAGAAAAAGTTTTAAGAGCAAAAATTGATATGAGTTCGCCTAACATAAACATGAGGGATCCTGTAATTTATCGTATAGCTCATTCTACTCATCACAATACAGGAGACAAATGGTGTATATACCCTATGTACGATTTTGCACATCCTATTGAAGATGCTATTGAAGGAGTTACACATTCAATTTGTACTTTAGAGTTTGAAGATCATCGTCCTTTATATGATTGGGTAGTAAGAGAATGTGAAATGGAAGCACAACCAAGACAAATTGAATTTGCAAGATTGAATGTTACAAATACAGTTACAAGTAAGAGAAAACTAAAAAAATTAGTGGATGAAAAGTTTGTAGATGGATGGGATGATCCACGCATGCCAACTATTGCAGGTATTAGAAGAAGAGGATATACTCCTGAATCCATTCGTAATTTCTGTAGAGAGATTGGAGTGGCAAAAGCCAGTAGTGTGGTAGATGAACAAATGCTAGAGCATTTTTTAAGAGAAGATTTAAAAGCAAAAGTTCCAGCTACTATGGCTGTTTTAAGACCATTAAAAGTTATTATAACAAATTATCCAGAAGGTAAAGTAGAAATGCTTGAAGCTGAAAATAATTCTGAAAATGAAGCATTAGGAGTACGTCAAATTCCATTTTCAAGAGAGTTGTACATAGATCAAGAAGATTTTATGGAAAATCCTCCTAAGAAATACTTTAGACTATTTCCGGGAAATGAAGTAAGATTTAAAAATGCTTATTTTATAAAATGTAATGAAGTTATAAAAGATGATGATGGTAATGTAGTAGAACTTCACTGTACTTATGATCCAGAAACAAAATGTGGAACAGGATTTACAGGAAGAAAGGTGAAGGGAACAATTCACTGGATAGATGCAAGCCACGCTCTTCCAGCAGAATTTAGATTATTCCAGCCTTTAATATTGGATGAAGAAGAAGAGGAAGATGATGGAAAGGATTTCTTGGATAAAGTTAATCCAAATTCATTAGAAGTATTACAGGGATTTGTAGAAGAAAACATGAAGGGTGTAAAGCCACAAGAAAAATTCCAGTTTATAAGAGTAGGATATTTTAATGTAGATATTAAATATAGTACTGATGATAAACCAGTATTTAACAGAATAGTATCATTAAAGAGTTCATTTAAAATAAAAAAGTAA